A genomic stretch from Tenrec ecaudatus isolate mTenEca1 chromosome X, mTenEca1.hap1, whole genome shotgun sequence includes:
- the LOC142433728 gene encoding melanoma-associated antigen B16-like: MSQSGESSDYTGDQSLGSCSKQEETPISDVAEEGTIASALISGVLEEAPATESSSTPPGSQSILVPSSASLNKSDESFSNQQDEKNPMLMPDTNDLPACLGEKMTFLVQFMLTKYQQREVITKEDILKVVIREYEDHFPEILTMASKRMELVFGIEVREEDPINHCYVLCNNMGLTYNRMLTGEETLPKNGLLIFILGVIFMKGNRATEKEIWTVLNRTGIYSRKKHIIYGEPRKFITRDLVMEMYLEYRQIPNRHPVTYEFLWGPRAHAEINKVKFLEYLARVNDSDTPFYSSQYEAALRDEEEKAKISPRFTTPQKAIKPSKVAPRKSSTNKKK, encoded by the coding sequence ATGTCCCAGAGTGGAGAAAGTTCTGACTACACAGGGGATCAAAGCCTTGGAAGCTGCAGTAAGCAAGAGGAAACACCGATTTCTGACGTTGCAGAAGAAGGCACCATCGCCTCTGCATTGATCTCTGGTGTACTGGAAGAGGCTCCTGCCACAGAGTCATCCAGTACTCCCCCGGGTTCTCAGAGTATCTTGGTTCCTTCTTCTGCGTCATTGAACAAATCAGACGAGAGCTTCAGCAACCAACAAGATGAGAAAAATCCAATGCTCATGCCAGACACCAATGACTTGCCTGCCTGTCTAGGTGAGAAGATGACTTTTTTGGTGCAATTCATGCTGACCAAGTACCAACAGAGGGAGGTGATCACAAAGGAAGACATCCTGAAGGTAGTCATTAGAGAATATGAAGACCACTTTCCTGAGATCCTCACTATGGCCTCCAAGCGCATGGAACTGGTCTTTGGCATTGAAGTGAGAGAAGAGGATCCTATCAACCACTGCTATGTCCTTTGCAATAACATGGGTCTCACCTACAATAGGATGCTGACTGGTGAGGAGACCCTACCCAAGAATGGTCTGCTGATTTTTATCCTGGGTGTGATCTTCATGAAAGGCAACCGTGCCACTGAGAAGGAAATCTGGACAGTGTTGAATAGAACGGGCATATATTCTAGGAAGAAACATATCATCTATGGGGAACCCAGAAAATTCATCACCAGAGATCTGGTGATGGAAATGTATCTGGAGTACCGACAGATTCCCAATCGTCATCCAGTGACTTATGAATTCCTTTGGGGTCCTAGGGCCCACGCTGAAATTAACAAGGTGAAATTCCTGGAATATTTAGCCAGGGTCAATGATTCTGATACTCCGTTTTACTCATCACAATATGAAGCTGCTTTGAGAGATGAGGAGGAGAAAGCCAAAATTTCACCCAGGTTTACTACTCCTCAAAAGGCCATAAAACCTTCCAAGGTCGCACCTAGAAAGTCCTCCACCAATAAGAAGAAATGA